The Cyclobacterium amurskyense genome contains the following window.
CCACCTACACTGCTTGAATACTTAGCAACTTTCAGTCCTTCAATCAAAACGGAAAGAAAGAATGTAAAGGAATGGATAAGATCACTCATGACCGACATACAAACAACACTTAATAATTCGGGAGTTGATTTTTTTCATATACCTACCTTTAAAGAGAATGATTGTATTGATTTGAAAGGGAATATATGTTTCAATTAGACGATCAAAAGCTCGAAAAACCAAAACACCTTATTCAACATGATATTTGGGCTTTGCAGTTCACAAATGATCAAATAACTAATTCAAATCAACATTGGATTATACTTACTTACGATAAATCCTTAATATCTTTCTCAAAAACAGATGTTTATAATGGTCATGTAACTACTCCAGCCAAATTTATTGATATAACAGAGTCAACCAAGCTACTTCCCTATACCTTCACATACCAGCGGTTCTTGTCCATCCACCAACCTATCAACCATATGAGCAGCATAAAGGTGATGGAGAACAGAAAACTTGCCCAGCCTTCGGGGAACACTGGTTCAAATAGGGTTTTGTAGGCCAGGTTACGAATGGATTGGCCTTCGATTTTAATCATCCCAAGGATTCTTACCAATACTCCGGATAGGATGTACAAGGCCAAGGGGTTTTTGCCAAAGACTTCGAAAAAGTAAGCCCAGCCTTTGATGGACCGCACTTCCAATACAAACATCAGTACGGCTAAGGTAAGGGTGGAATAACCGACCGTTACGAGAACGAAGGAACTGGTCCAGATCTTTTTATTGATCGGAAACCCATAATCCCATAGGTAACCTGCGACTAGTAAAAGCACTGCAAACATGGCCAACCAAAGCACCGTCTCGATATTTCCTCCTCTTTTTTGGATTTGCAAGCCTACCCAATAGCCTAATAATACATTGACCATGGCAGGAAAAGTGCTTAGAAGGCCTTCCGGATCGAAGGCAACCCCATCCATCGTGTAGAGGTTATCAGGGGAAAACAGCCATAAATCCAATCGCCCACTCGCATTGCCTACCAGTGAAAACGGATCCATGCCCGGAACCCCAAGAAAAAGCATGACTAGCCAATACAAGCCCAACACAACGCCACTCGTAATAAGAATTTTTCTCGCGCTCAGGAAATAGATCATGGTTGCCGCAAGGCCATAACATAAAGCTATTCTTTGCAAAACACCTAAAATTCTAATGCTAGTAAAGTCATAAGGTACCATACCACTATCATTGATTCTAAAGAAAGGAAAGGCCGTAAGCAACAAACCAATAATAAAAATCAAGGCCGTTCTTTTAAACACCTTGCCAAAATAATCCTTTCCGCCCTTTTGTTTAAACTTACCTAGACTGAAGCTCATGGCATTGCCCACTACAAATAAAAAGGAGGGGAACACCAAATCCGTAAGAGTTAAACCATGCCATGAAGCATGAGTCAGAGGGCCAAAACTAGTACTTCCATCTCCGGGAGTATTGACGATCACCATCAATGCCAATGTCAAGCCTCTTAGTACATCCAATGATTGGTACCTTGTTGAGGGAGTAGGGTAATCCAATGTAATTGTCATATTCTTACTTTGTTGAAATCTTATCTATCGTGTCAAACATCTGGACAAAAGTCACCCAAGGTTGAGATTGTTCCTGCTTGGACTTATCTTCAGCAGCCATGTAATTTTCCAGTCCGTCGATAAACCCAGCAGCACCTGACCATACGGTCAATATAACGCCCTGAAATCGGTCTTTCATAGCTTCCGTTTGGAATTCTCTCCACCTAAACATGTCTTTGACTTGCTGCACGCCCACCTGAGGGGTCTTCCAGGCACAACTTATCACATCAAAACCCTTCATCGCAAACATTACCGGCGTTTGATCCGGCCTTTCATAATGCCAATCACATATCACCACATCTTTAGGGATCATGTCAATGGCTCGGTAAGTGTTGTTCATGCTTGCTTCCCACATGCCTATGCCGGTGGTTTTACCATCGATCAACCTATCTCCCCACATCCAAAGCTTTTTCCCTTGCACCTGTAGGTGATTTCTAATCTTGCTGACTTCACCAGCAAAAAGCTCTGCAGCATCTCTACCACTACACCTGGGGCATTTATCATCAGCAATATAAAACACCTCATCCATGCCTGCATGAAAAGCATCTGTCTCAAACACTTCCACAATCTCATCCATTAAGTCAAAAACCACCTCATGCACATCAGGATGTAAAGGGCAGTAACTTTTACAATACAAGCCATCTTCATTTGGCCATTTGTAATCAACTGGAATTTGCACCTGCGGTGTCTCGTCAAATTCAGGATAAACCTTAAGTAAATTCCCAAGTGACCCTGCCCAGGATTGATGTCCGAGAAGATTGATCTGCGGAACCAATTTCATCCCATGCTTCCTTGCAACAGCCACTATTTTCTTGACATCCCCTTCGGACAATGTCACTTTATTTCGGAGCTCGGGATGGCTTTTAAATTCATAATTATAATCCACCCTCAGAATCAGCACATTTACACCTCTTGGAGCCAATACTTCATCCATAAAGCTGACAAATCGATCAACATCCGACTTTTGAGGAGCTGCAATGGCAAAACCTCTTACCGGCAAATCTACCT
Protein-coding sequences here:
- a CDS encoding family 20 glycosylhydrolase — translated: MKKFKRIVLLLGMLFLFQSAYTQEIVKVDLPVRGFAIAAPQKSDVDRFVSFMDEVLAPRGVNVLILRVDYNYEFKSHPELRNKVTLSEGDVKKIVAVARKHGMKLVPQINLLGHQSWAGSLGNLLKVYPEFDETPQVQIPVDYKWPNEDGLYCKSYCPLHPDVHEVVFDLMDEIVEVFETDAFHAGMDEVFYIADDKCPRCSGRDAAELFAGEVSKIRNHLQVQGKKLWMWGDRLIDGKTTGIGMWEASMNNTYRAIDMIPKDVVICDWHYERPDQTPVMFAMKGFDVISCAWKTPQVGVQQVKDMFRWREFQTEAMKDRFQGVILTVWSGAAGFIDGLENYMAAEDKSKQEQSQPWVTFVQMFDTIDKISTK
- a CDS encoding acyltransferase family protein, which translates into the protein MTITLDYPTPSTRYQSLDVLRGLTLALMVIVNTPGDGSTSFGPLTHASWHGLTLTDLVFPSFLFVVGNAMSFSLGKFKQKGGKDYFGKVFKRTALIFIIGLLLTAFPFFRINDSGMVPYDFTSIRILGVLQRIALCYGLAATMIYFLSARKILITSGVVLGLYWLVMLFLGVPGMDPFSLVGNASGRLDLWLFSPDNLYTMDGVAFDPEGLLSTFPAMVNVLLGYWVGLQIQKRGGNIETVLWLAMFAVLLLVAGYLWDYGFPINKKIWTSSFVLVTVGYSTLTLAVLMFVLEVRSIKGWAYFFEVFGKNPLALYILSGVLVRILGMIKIEGQSIRNLAYKTLFEPVFPEGWASFLFSITFMLLIWLIGWWMDKNRWYVKV